In Triticum urartu cultivar G1812 chromosome 6, Tu2.1, whole genome shotgun sequence, the following proteins share a genomic window:
- the LOC125516568 gene encoding WAT1-related protein At5g64700-like: MERLCGCVRGKLREMGWHATGWIFLNAFIGYAVPMSLYYYGLRDTTPAYAVIFLNIIPLVTFILSLVFRMETLQILSIAGSLKVVGVLLSVGGTMLISLYKGKILHLWKPVLRHMGQNTTEVAGNHLRGTIFLVGSSITLACWYLIQSKVMKVYPYKYWSSMVTCLVGGFQTALVGIILSRDKSAWKLGWDLNLLTIFYSGALATSGKYSLNSWVVAKRGPAYPPMFSPLSVVFTVLLDSIFIGDEITTGSFFGTTVVIAGLYIFLSAKSKEVRDK; the protein is encoded by the exons ATGGAGAGACTCTGCGGATGCGTAAG GGGCAAGTTGAGAGAGATGGGTTGGCACGCCACGGGATGGATCTTCCTCAACGCCTTCATCGG GTACGCGGTGCCAATGAGCCTATACTACTATGGTCTTCGTGATACAACGCCAGCTTATGCCGTCATCTTTTTGAACATAATTCCGCTGGTCACATTCATTCTCTCGCTCGTCTTCAG AATGGAGACATTGCAAATCTTGAGCATAGCTGGATCACTCAAGGTCGTAGGCGTCTTACTTTCGGTTGGAGGTACAATGCTCATCAGCCTTTACAAGGGCAAGATACTGCATCTTTGGAAACCCGTTCTGCGCCACATGGGGCAAAACACGACGGAGGTTGCAGGCAATCATCTAAGAGGGACAATATTCTTGGTAGGCAGCAGCATCACACTTGCTTGCTGGTACCTGATTCAG TCAAAGGTTATGAAGGTGTATCCATACAAATACTGGTCGTCCATGGTGACATGTTTGGTTGGAGGATTTCAAACAGCACTAGTTGGAATAATATTGAGTAGGGACAAGAGTGCATGGAAGCTAGGATGGGATCTCAACCTTCTGACCATCTTCTACTCT GGGGCACTTGCAACTTCTGGGAAATATAGCTTGAACTCATGGGTCGTCGCCAAGCGAGGCCCAGCATATCCTCCAATGTTCAGCCCATTGTCAGTGGTATTCACTGTTTTGTTGGACTCCATCTTTATAGGCGACGAGATTACGACAGGAAG CTTTTTCGGCACAACAGTGGTGATTGCTGGGCTCTACATTTTCCTATCAGCAAAATCAAAAGAAGTGCGGGACAAATAG